A genomic stretch from Bacillus sp. N1-1 includes:
- a CDS encoding metallophosphoesterase encodes MKRNKGFKLVNVGMIGCMLLSMMFSTIIENSAQAEEVGFYPLLITEISPNIKGAEDYEYVELYNNTNQPLYVNDYGFLYRYTDGSAEDKQITVEPAVIDPGETKVLWYNKSGKTIVDFENHYGVTDLQDHVISLGGEEFSGFSNGGNRGVVILDREGNEMLRAAYAGDEAAEDLSVHYQYPTGDKEMVVYQTKQAPTPGVVEESQVPLSPQPLSNVAITHDGLATQSANEDMKITAGITAETELQQVSIVYQPAQLEQPVEIQMEKVEDPSEPFGGVYEGTISKEDFAFSKEMTYYIKVETAKYTKNHPIHAGEPFTVKIEEALKNKPPVINHEVPTPIENQDLTISAEIKDDTGVQSAVLFYRQDEEMEPVSIPMELEEGDVYTAVIPSKKLWSNTIFYTIEANDGKHAVTSEEYQINVDRQEIDPTKLPELLVTEVVPDSTNVNGADGYEFIEVYNTTNQAINFQDYKIQYRYPMDGPEADLIWAAQKEDITISSGQSMVFWIINSANQNETIADFNKNYGSELVENESIVKVESNGMSNSSNRGILVATNTGKEISIGNYNDQVGIDDTAANKGILYTYPTDGTQILKKISSATEPASPGDVLPSQVPADLIEVEEDSEPPTIEALHDFGEVKQTENIELIFDAEDNHLIKTVALFYKHESEENFRKVYLKEDFDDTFYHHTIYSPDLIGRKGIEYYTEVSDGTNRIKSDVKKIEIEQPVNNPVRLNVEDGDVLSGEAIIKGAADGATADDLLLKIDGKEPTNTFKALENEAFFAFDAKKTNLFFQNGVTMGEEALFIFDDTINRYMTLSVPIESNQLKQGNQNTISIRSGTKVSPFDDNSEENRDDFYVKNIRLVMGDGTIIQDEKYMDVEQELTIGDGGGAAPVVDFNFTLSEDLFSSLAYQWDTRKATDGLHTIQVSDTNKGSMEKTVLVDNTAPTILPTIETKEYKGKFTIDAKLVDKTSGMEELTATLDDENIQLPFATSSVELEAGEHVAVFTGYDVAGNKAEEEVSFTVVEEQPEKPEVISPENGEGNVTGNPKLSVLVKDPTKDDLDVGFYKGYQYTARDKNVSVHANTVDTEPPGMFKPEGEKAFADNEVQLVSIEDQQYMITDSTTQFPYHRFDIEVDESVQDSDRIALNWKGKSLEGRKVSMYAWNHNTSNWDMVVQQIAPEGDFTLEGSVTAKSYVKDQMVTILVQDEIPENRDQYDYTFVWMSDTQYYSESYPYIYQQQTEWIKDQQEEMKIKYVFHTGDLVDEADKVYQWNNADSSMNVLDDAGIRYGVLAGNHDVDNKTGDYTAFSKYFGEARFTDRDYYGESYQDNKGHYDLISENGNDYIMLYMGWGIEQEEIDWMNAVLAQYPDRMAILSFHEYLLVSGNRSPLADEIYEKVVVPNKNVVATLSGHYHDSELLVDEIDDDGDGTADRNVYQILADYQGGPEGGQGYLRLLHVDVANNRIYMNTYSPYLDDYNFYDNDQYPGKDEFTIDLNLEPQEKRVATDYFEVNVYTDEKIGLDTGVKSGATAEAKWKKLTKGETYFWYATASDQFGGKTTSDIWHFTMKDSKNEKAEDKEEKENDKDKDKDKDKELLQKEELKQEDEAVKEERKGEANGNKEVLTKDIKEPKPNEELVDEENSSHEKVNDEDLQQN; translated from the coding sequence ATGAAAAGGAATAAAGGTTTTAAACTGGTCAATGTAGGAATGATTGGATGTATGTTACTTTCGATGATGTTTTCAACTATCATTGAAAACTCAGCACAAGCAGAGGAAGTTGGGTTCTATCCGCTTCTTATTACAGAAATATCACCGAATATTAAAGGAGCGGAAGATTATGAGTATGTGGAGCTTTACAACAATACCAATCAGCCACTCTATGTAAATGATTATGGATTCCTTTATCGTTATACAGATGGCAGTGCTGAAGATAAACAAATCACAGTCGAACCAGCCGTCATCGATCCAGGCGAAACAAAGGTGTTATGGTATAACAAAAGCGGCAAAACGATTGTTGACTTTGAAAATCACTATGGAGTGACCGACCTTCAAGATCATGTGATTAGTCTTGGTGGAGAAGAATTTAGTGGTTTTTCAAACGGAGGTAATCGAGGGGTTGTTATCCTAGATCGAGAAGGAAATGAAATGCTTCGTGCAGCTTATGCTGGTGATGAGGCTGCAGAGGATTTAAGCGTTCATTATCAATATCCCACTGGTGATAAAGAGATGGTCGTTTATCAAACAAAACAAGCACCAACTCCAGGAGTTGTCGAGGAATCCCAAGTTCCCCTCAGTCCTCAACCATTATCGAATGTTGCCATTACTCATGATGGACTTGCGACCCAAAGTGCGAACGAAGATATGAAAATCACAGCTGGCATAACGGCTGAAACTGAATTACAACAAGTTTCGATTGTTTATCAGCCTGCTCAATTAGAGCAGCCTGTTGAAATTCAAATGGAGAAAGTGGAAGATCCTTCAGAACCTTTCGGAGGTGTTTACGAAGGAACGATTTCGAAAGAAGATTTTGCCTTTTCAAAGGAAATGACATACTACATAAAGGTAGAAACGGCTAAATATACAAAAAATCATCCAATTCACGCAGGTGAGCCGTTCACAGTCAAGATAGAAGAAGCTTTAAAAAACAAGCCACCGGTAATCAATCATGAAGTTCCCACACCTATTGAAAATCAAGATCTGACAATTTCCGCGGAAATAAAAGACGATACTGGCGTGCAATCTGCCGTATTATTCTATCGTCAGGATGAGGAGATGGAACCAGTCTCCATTCCTATGGAGCTTGAAGAGGGAGATGTGTACACAGCCGTCATTCCATCTAAAAAGCTTTGGTCTAATACGATTTTCTATACGATTGAAGCGAATGATGGCAAGCACGCGGTTACTTCTGAAGAATATCAAATTAACGTTGATCGCCAGGAAATTGATCCAACTAAATTGCCAGAGTTACTCGTTACGGAAGTTGTTCCTGATTCAACGAATGTTAACGGAGCGGATGGTTATGAATTTATTGAAGTTTACAATACGACGAATCAAGCAATTAATTTTCAGGACTATAAAATTCAATATCGTTACCCGATGGATGGGCCTGAAGCGGATTTAATTTGGGCAGCTCAAAAAGAAGATATCACCATTTCTTCAGGTCAGTCGATGGTTTTTTGGATTATCAATTCAGCAAATCAAAATGAAACGATTGCTGATTTTAACAAGAATTACGGATCAGAGCTAGTTGAAAATGAATCCATTGTAAAAGTAGAGTCAAATGGGATGTCGAATAGCAGTAATCGAGGAATTCTTGTTGCAACTAATACAGGGAAAGAGATTTCGATTGGTAATTACAACGATCAGGTCGGTATTGATGATACCGCTGCAAACAAAGGTATTCTTTATACGTATCCAACAGACGGTACTCAAATTCTTAAGAAAATCAGCAGTGCGACTGAGCCAGCTTCTCCCGGTGATGTTTTACCAAGTCAGGTACCAGCTGATTTAATTGAAGTAGAAGAAGATAGCGAACCACCTACTATTGAAGCACTACATGATTTTGGGGAAGTGAAGCAAACGGAAAATATCGAGCTGATTTTTGATGCAGAGGATAATCATCTCATTAAGACAGTAGCGCTTTTCTATAAGCATGAAAGTGAAGAGAACTTCCGCAAAGTATATTTAAAGGAGGATTTTGATGATACGTTCTACCATCACACCATATACTCACCAGATTTGATCGGTAGAAAAGGAATTGAGTATTACACGGAAGTGTCTGATGGGACTAACCGCATCAAAAGTGATGTAAAGAAGATTGAGATCGAACAACCGGTTAATAATCCTGTTCGATTGAATGTAGAAGATGGAGATGTTCTCTCTGGAGAGGCCATCATTAAAGGTGCGGCAGATGGAGCAACTGCAGATGATCTCCTTCTCAAAATTGATGGGAAAGAGCCAACAAACACGTTTAAAGCACTAGAAAACGAAGCATTTTTTGCATTCGATGCGAAGAAAACGAATCTCTTTTTCCAAAATGGCGTGACGATGGGAGAAGAAGCGCTTTTCATTTTCGATGATACAATCAATCGCTACATGACGCTATCTGTTCCGATTGAATCCAATCAGCTGAAACAAGGAAACCAAAACACCATTAGCATTCGTTCTGGAACGAAAGTATCACCATTTGATGACAATTCAGAAGAAAATCGTGATGATTTTTACGTGAAAAATATCCGCCTTGTCATGGGTGATGGAACGATTATTCAAGATGAGAAATATATGGATGTAGAGCAGGAATTAACGATTGGAGATGGGGGCGGAGCTGCTCCGGTTGTCGATTTTAACTTTACTCTTTCAGAAGACCTCTTTTCTTCTCTTGCTTATCAATGGGATACAAGAAAGGCGACTGACGGTCTTCATACAATTCAGGTTAGCGATACAAATAAAGGTAGCATGGAGAAAACAGTCCTCGTTGATAATACAGCTCCAACGATCCTGCCGACGATTGAAACAAAGGAATATAAAGGGAAGTTTACCATTGATGCAAAGCTTGTTGATAAAACATCAGGTATGGAAGAGCTAACCGCAACACTTGATGACGAAAACATTCAATTACCTTTCGCCACATCCTCTGTCGAGCTTGAAGCTGGTGAGCATGTCGCGGTATTTACAGGATATGATGTAGCTGGAAACAAAGCGGAAGAAGAGGTTTCATTTACAGTGGTAGAAGAACAGCCTGAAAAACCTGAAGTAATCTCACCTGAAAATGGGGAAGGAAACGTTACTGGAAATCCAAAGTTAAGTGTACTTGTGAAAGATCCGACTAAAGATGATCTGGATGTTGGGTTCTATAAAGGGTATCAGTATACAGCTAGAGATAAAAATGTAAGTGTTCATGCGAATACGGTTGATACAGAACCACCTGGTATGTTTAAACCTGAAGGGGAAAAAGCATTTGCAGATAACGAGGTACAGCTGGTTTCTATAGAAGATCAGCAGTATATGATCACTGATTCAACAACACAATTCCCTTATCATCGTTTTGATATTGAGGTAGATGAGTCTGTACAGGATAGCGATCGTATCGCTCTTAATTGGAAAGGGAAATCATTAGAGGGAAGAAAAGTATCGATGTATGCCTGGAACCATAATACTTCTAACTGGGATATGGTTGTGCAACAAATCGCACCTGAGGGAGATTTTACTCTTGAAGGGTCTGTCACCGCGAAAAGTTATGTGAAAGATCAAATGGTGACCATTCTTGTTCAAGATGAAATTCCTGAAAACCGCGATCAGTATGATTACACATTTGTGTGGATGAGCGATACGCAATATTATTCTGAGAGCTATCCATATATTTATCAACAGCAAACCGAGTGGATTAAAGATCAGCAAGAAGAGATGAAAATTAAATACGTTTTCCATACCGGAGATTTAGTTGATGAAGCCGATAAAGTCTACCAGTGGAATAATGCAGATTCTAGTATGAACGTGCTTGATGATGCAGGTATTCGTTACGGTGTCCTGGCAGGCAATCATGATGTTGATAATAAAACCGGTGACTATACTGCCTTTTCGAAGTATTTCGGTGAAGCGCGTTTTACAGATCGAGATTATTATGGGGAGTCTTATCAAGATAACAAGGGACATTACGATCTTATCTCAGAGAACGGCAATGACTACATTATGCTTTATATGGGCTGGGGAATTGAGCAAGAAGAAATTGATTGGATGAATGCTGTTTTAGCTCAGTACCCTGATCGAATGGCGATTCTATCTTTCCATGAATATTTGCTTGTTTCAGGAAATCGAAGCCCACTTGCGGATGAAATCTATGAAAAAGTTGTTGTTCCAAATAAGAACGTCGTTGCAACTCTATCTGGCCATTATCACGATAGTGAGCTATTAGTGGATGAAATTGACGATGATGGTGATGGCACAGCAGATCGCAACGTGTATCAAATTCTTGCAGATTACCAGGGCGGACCAGAAGGTGGGCAAGGCTATTTACGATTGCTACATGTAGATGTTGCGAACAATAGGATCTATATGAACACGTACTCTCCTTATCTAGATGACTACAATTTCTATGACAATGATCAATACCCAGGTAAAGATGAATTTACGATTGACCTTAATCTAGAGCCACAAGAGAAACGTGTTGCGACTGATTATTTTGAAGTAAATGTATATACTGACGAAAAGATCGGTTTAGACACCGGGGTGAAAAGTGGAGCCACTGCTGAAGCAAAATGGAAGAAGCTTACTAAAGGTGAAACGTATTTCTGGTATGCGACTGCTTCTGATCAGTTTGGTGGAAAAACAACCTCTGATATTTGGCACTTTACAATGAAAGATTCAAAAAATGAAAAAGCAGAGGACAAAGAAGAAAAAGAAAATGACAAAGACAAAGACAAAGACAAAGACAAAGAACTTCTTCAGAAAGAGGAGCTAAAACAAGAGGATGAAGCGGTAAAAGAAGAAAGGAAAGGTGAGGCGAATGGGAATAAGGAAGTTCTAACAAAAGACATAAAAGAACCTAAACCGAACGAAGAGCTTGTAGATGAAGAGAATTCAAGCCATGAAAAGGTGAACGACGAAGATTTGCAACAAAATTAA
- a CDS encoding HAD-IA family hydrolase — protein sequence MIKGILFDLDETLLNRKKSVESFIRDQYKRYQPYLAGVEEGKYCSRFIELDNNGYTWKDRVYEKLVDEYKLPLSSVELLDDYLLHFKQHCQPFPGMLEMLKELKKRGYKLGIITNGRTAFQLSNIRALGIEAYFNTIVISEQEGVKKPESTIFQRALERIGLEAHEAVFVGDHLINDIKGAKDVGMKAIWKKRDKEIVETGEDYVYSLIDLLSVVEKWNANRNKTNQH from the coding sequence ATGATAAAAGGAATTCTCTTTGACCTTGATGAAACACTTTTAAATCGAAAAAAATCGGTAGAATCATTTATTCGCGATCAATATAAACGATATCAACCTTATTTGGCAGGAGTAGAAGAAGGTAAATATTGCTCTCGTTTCATTGAACTTGATAACAACGGATACACGTGGAAAGATCGTGTTTATGAGAAGTTAGTAGATGAATATAAATTACCGTTATCTTCTGTAGAGCTTTTAGATGATTATCTTCTTCATTTTAAACAGCATTGTCAACCTTTTCCGGGCATGCTAGAAATGCTTAAGGAGTTGAAAAAACGCGGCTACAAACTTGGTATCATCACAAATGGAAGAACGGCATTTCAATTAAGCAATATTCGTGCTCTTGGAATTGAAGCATATTTTAATACGATTGTTATTTCGGAGCAAGAAGGAGTGAAAAAACCAGAGAGTACGATATTTCAACGAGCACTTGAACGTATCGGTTTAGAAGCTCATGAAGCAGTTTTTGTAGGAGATCATCTCATCAACGACATAAAAGGTGCGAAAGACGTAGGGATGAAAGCGATATGGAAAAAACGAGATAAGGAAATCGTAGAGACAGGGGAAGACTACGTCTATTCGTTGATCGACCTTTTATCCGTTGTAGAGAAATGGAATGCTAATAGAAACAAAACTAATCAACATTGA
- a CDS encoding cysteine hydrolase family protein produces the protein MQATALLIIDVQNRMFQRGASVYHDAKLLYNLKKLIASAKSKHMPIFYIQHESKGLDLKRHSENWKLHPFLTVEKDDLVIQKTTPDSFYETTLEKQLHDKGIKNLLIAGIQTEICIDTTCRSAHYKGFFTHLIEDAHSTWDTPILKASQMIQHHNHTLQWFANTISTDQFVDRLR, from the coding sequence TTGCAAGCAACTGCACTTCTCATTATCGATGTTCAAAACCGTATGTTTCAACGCGGAGCATCCGTCTATCATGATGCAAAACTTTTATATAATCTAAAAAAACTGATCGCATCTGCTAAATCGAAACACATGCCCATCTTCTACATTCAACACGAGTCCAAAGGACTAGATCTAAAGCGGCATAGCGAAAACTGGAAGCTTCATCCTTTTCTAACTGTTGAAAAAGACGATCTCGTGATTCAGAAAACGACACCCGATTCCTTTTACGAAACAACTCTTGAAAAACAACTACATGACAAAGGGATCAAAAACTTACTCATCGCCGGCATTCAAACAGAAATTTGTATCGATACAACATGCCGAAGTGCCCACTATAAAGGCTTTTTTACACATTTAATTGAAGATGCACATAGTACCTGGGATACGCCGATTTTAAAGGCTTCACAAATGATTCAACATCATAATCATACGCTTCAATGGTTTGCAAACACCATCTCAACTGATCAATTTGTAGACAGGCTTCGCTAG
- a CDS encoding organic hydroperoxide resistance protein, protein MSNVMFTSQATAEGGRNGQVKSSDGLIDLNLVMPTEKSSETGSNPEQLFAAAYAACYDGALNLVASKKKMDIDSKITADVSLLKDEADNGFKIGVALTVEIKGVSQEDAEMLAEEAHKVCPYSKATRGNIDVEINAKAV, encoded by the coding sequence ATGAGTAATGTAATGTTTACTTCACAAGCAACTGCAGAAGGCGGACGTAATGGACAAGTTAAATCTTCGGATGGTTTAATTGACTTAAATCTTGTTATGCCAACAGAAAAATCAAGCGAAACAGGCTCAAACCCTGAGCAACTGTTTGCTGCTGCTTATGCCGCTTGCTATGATGGTGCATTAAACCTTGTGGCATCGAAGAAAAAAATGGACATTGATTCGAAAATCACAGCAGACGTTAGCTTGTTGAAAGATGAAGCAGATAATGGCTTCAAAATTGGCGTAGCCCTTACCGTAGAAATTAAAGGTGTTAGCCAGGAAGACGCTGAAATGTTAGCAGAAGAAGCTCACAAAGTATGTCCTTACTCTAAGGCAACACGAGGCAATATTGACGTAGAAATTAACGCAAAAGCTGTTTAA
- a CDS encoding transporter substrate-binding domain-containing protein, with translation MKLKQTLLLLVLIGVLAACGNNNAKEEEQTTWGDIQDKGTIEVATSGTLYPTSYHEQETNDLTGFDVEIVKEMANRLDLKVEFVEMGFDGMLTAVQTGKVDMAANDIGITEERKEKFALSTPYKHSYGTAIVRADDLSGIDSINDLEGKKAAGAATTNFMKLAKEKGAEEVIYDNATNEQYLRDVDNGRTDVILNDVYLQRLALAAFPELNLTIHPDIQYMPSEGGLLMNKENEELISKVNGVIEEMLEDGTIRDLSKTFFNDADVTELPEDIEFQK, from the coding sequence ATGAAGTTAAAGCAGACGCTTTTATTGCTAGTCTTAATTGGAGTACTAGCAGCATGTGGTAACAATAATGCGAAAGAAGAGGAACAAACAACATGGGGAGATATCCAGGATAAGGGAACAATTGAAGTGGCGACATCTGGCACCCTGTACCCAACTTCTTATCACGAGCAAGAAACGAATGACTTAACAGGTTTCGACGTTGAAATCGTGAAAGAAATGGCTAACCGTCTGGATTTAAAAGTTGAATTTGTTGAAATGGGCTTTGATGGAATGTTGACGGCTGTACAAACTGGAAAAGTTGACATGGCCGCTAACGATATTGGTATTACAGAAGAGCGTAAAGAAAAATTCGCCCTGTCTACCCCATACAAACATTCTTACGGAACAGCGATCGTACGCGCTGATGACCTTTCTGGGATTGACTCAATCAACGATTTGGAAGGAAAAAAAGCAGCTGGTGCAGCGACAACAAACTTTATGAAACTTGCAAAAGAAAAAGGCGCTGAAGAAGTCATCTACGATAACGCTACAAATGAACAGTACCTTCGTGACGTTGATAACGGAAGAACGGATGTTATTTTAAATGATGTCTATTTGCAACGATTGGCTCTAGCAGCCTTCCCAGAACTTAACCTTACCATTCACCCTGATATTCAGTACATGCCGAGTGAAGGTGGACTATTGATGAATAAAGAAAACGAAGAACTCATTTCAAAGGTTAATGGCGTTATTGAAGAAATGCTCGAAGACGGCACAATCCGCGACCTCTCAAAGACATTCTTTAACGATGCAGATGTAACAGAACTTCCGGAAGATATTGAATTTCAGAAATAA
- a CDS encoding BCCT family transporter has protein sequence MKEKKNQKGNSVFWISGLVILVLVIWGALVPQSFSSVASLVYSFTTNAFGWFYLLAVIFFVLFCFYLAISKYGKIRLGDDEEKPEYPFFTWIGMLFSAGFGVGLVFWGIAEPMTHFANPPTGFGVEGETEQAAKLAMRYSFFHWGIHQWSVFTIVGLVMAYFQYRKGRRSLISETISSGSNANKKSSWKKVINILAVIATVMGVATSLGFGILQINGGLDYMYGLPQNGMVQIGITAILFLLYMASSTTGLNKGIKYLSNLNLALALLLMLFILFLGPTVFILESFTLALGGYIQKFIEMSFFMTPYQGGSWVKEWTVFYWAWVIAWSPFIGAFVARVSKGRTIREMIFGVLIVPPFIAMVWIAVFGGAAFHLDLFQGTAIADAVNNDVTSALFVTLEQFPLTQVLSILSLFLICVFLVTSADSATFVLGMMTSDGDLNPSLFSKLVWGTLIAAITAVLIISSGLQGLQTASLVAALPFTVILLIMCVNLFKSLRKEVRVANRKREQTLLKKVAEATKEKKERRQKQSS, from the coding sequence ATGAAAGAAAAGAAAAATCAAAAAGGAAATTCAGTATTTTGGATATCGGGCTTAGTCATATTAGTGCTCGTGATATGGGGAGCTCTTGTTCCTCAATCCTTTTCATCTGTTGCAAGTTTAGTCTATTCTTTTACAACAAATGCGTTTGGCTGGTTCTATTTATTAGCCGTAATCTTTTTTGTGTTGTTTTGTTTCTATCTTGCGATTAGTAAGTATGGAAAAATTCGCTTAGGTGATGATGAGGAGAAACCAGAATATCCCTTTTTTACATGGATTGGCATGTTGTTTAGTGCTGGTTTTGGTGTTGGTCTTGTTTTCTGGGGGATCGCAGAGCCCATGACGCATTTCGCAAACCCTCCAACTGGTTTTGGGGTTGAAGGTGAGACGGAGCAAGCAGCAAAGCTTGCGATGCGATATTCATTTTTCCATTGGGGCATTCACCAGTGGTCTGTATTTACAATTGTCGGTCTTGTGATGGCATATTTCCAGTATCGGAAAGGTCGCAGAAGTTTGATCAGTGAAACGATTTCGAGTGGCTCGAATGCGAATAAAAAATCATCATGGAAAAAAGTGATTAATATCCTTGCTGTTATTGCAACCGTAATGGGTGTAGCCACATCGCTTGGCTTTGGCATCTTGCAAATTAACGGCGGTTTAGATTATATGTATGGACTTCCTCAAAATGGTATGGTCCAAATCGGTATTACTGCTATTCTCTTTCTTTTATATATGGCTTCATCTACTACGGGACTTAACAAAGGCATCAAGTATTTGAGTAATTTAAACCTTGCCCTTGCTCTTCTACTGATGCTGTTTATTCTTTTCCTTGGTCCAACAGTATTTATTCTTGAAAGCTTTACGCTTGCACTCGGAGGTTACATTCAGAAGTTTATTGAAATGAGCTTCTTTATGACTCCTTATCAAGGCGGATCATGGGTGAAAGAATGGACCGTCTTCTATTGGGCATGGGTCATTGCTTGGTCACCCTTTATTGGCGCTTTCGTTGCCCGAGTTTCAAAAGGACGAACCATTCGTGAAATGATTTTTGGCGTATTGATTGTTCCTCCATTCATTGCCATGGTGTGGATAGCCGTATTTGGTGGAGCTGCTTTTCATCTCGACCTTTTTCAAGGGACAGCCATTGCAGACGCTGTAAATAACGATGTAACCAGTGCTTTATTTGTGACATTAGAGCAATTTCCGCTCACTCAGGTGCTATCCATCTTGTCACTGTTTCTAATCTGTGTCTTTCTTGTTACTTCCGCTGATTCAGCTACCTTTGTTCTCGGGATGATGACTTCAGATGGTGACTTAAATCCTTCTCTTTTCTCAAAGCTTGTATGGGGCACCTTGATTGCCGCCATTACTGCGGTATTAATTATTAGTAGCGGGCTACAGGGGCTTCAGACGGCTTCACTTGTGGCAGCTTTACCGTTTACGGTGATCTTACTCATCATGTGCGTGAACCTTTTTAAATCGCTACGAAAAGAAGTAAGAGTAGCAAATAGGAAGCGAGAGCAAACATTATTGAAAAAAGTAGCCGAAGCAACGAAAGAGAAGAAAGAACGTCGACAAAAACAATCTTCTTAA
- a CDS encoding ZIP family metal transporter, whose translation MGDWIVGLSPVSQAFLFTMFTWGATALGASFVFFTRTVNQKVFDGMLAFAGGVMIAASFWSLLSPGIEMAEQQGVPGYIPAVVGFLLGGFFLLLVDRILPHINEDLYFKDIKDKKAKHRTAMLVFSITMHNIPEGLAIGVAFGAVAAEFSSSTLAGAIALAIGIGIQNIPEGTAVSVPLRGDGMSKAKSFFYGQLSGVVEPISAVVGALAVIYIQPLLPYALSFAAGAMIFVVAKEIIPGSQEKGNVQIASMSLMIGFSVMMVLDVALG comes from the coding sequence ATGGGTGATTGGATTGTTGGATTAAGCCCTGTCTCACAGGCATTCCTTTTTACGATGTTTACATGGGGCGCCACTGCACTTGGGGCATCATTTGTGTTCTTTACAAGAACTGTTAATCAAAAAGTCTTTGATGGCATGCTTGCATTTGCGGGAGGCGTTATGATTGCAGCAAGCTTTTGGTCCCTACTTAGCCCTGGGATAGAGATGGCTGAACAACAGGGAGTACCTGGATATATCCCAGCAGTTGTTGGATTTCTATTAGGAGGATTTTTCCTTCTTCTCGTTGATCGTATCTTGCCACATATTAATGAAGATTTGTATTTTAAAGACATTAAAGATAAAAAAGCAAAACACCGTACCGCAATGCTTGTTTTCTCCATTACGATGCACAACATTCCTGAAGGTCTTGCTATTGGTGTCGCATTCGGTGCTGTAGCCGCAGAGTTTTCGAGCTCAACACTTGCCGGTGCGATTGCACTTGCGATCGGAATTGGCATTCAAAACATTCCTGAAGGTACCGCTGTCTCTGTACCACTTCGAGGTGACGGTATGTCTAAAGCGAAAAGCTTTTTCTACGGACAGCTATCAGGAGTTGTTGAGCCTATTTCAGCTGTTGTTGGGGCGCTTGCTGTTATTTACATTCAGCCCCTTTTACCGTATGCCCTGAGCTTTGCTGCTGGTGCGATGATTTTTGTAGTAGCAAAAGAAATCATTCCTGGTTCTCAAGAGAAAGGGAATGTTCAAATTGCTTCCATGTCACTTATGATTGGTTTTTCCGTCATGATGGTTCTCGATGTAGCACTTGGTTAA
- a CDS encoding thioredoxin family protein: MDLTNWFDRGMSMQQYIHSMDEHRDDLLTIYNHVTLEKDDLEFLHSLQSEKLRALVITADWCGDAMVNLPIFMRMADEALIESAYFIRDNHLELMDQYLTNGTARSIPIIVLVDSEGREVGKWGPRAPEVQAYVDRAKQSLPPKGDPNFKKAFLSFISETTERFTTDHDMWKHIKDDMLAMLSQAVTVTK, translated from the coding sequence ATGGATCTAACGAATTGGTTTGATAGGGGCATGTCCATGCAACAATACATTCATAGTATGGACGAACATCGAGATGATTTATTAACCATTTATAATCATGTTACTCTCGAAAAAGATGACCTTGAATTTCTTCATTCTCTTCAATCAGAAAAGCTCCGTGCTCTTGTCATCACAGCTGACTGGTGCGGTGATGCAATGGTTAACCTCCCTATTTTTATGCGAATGGCTGATGAAGCCTTAATCGAAAGTGCCTATTTTATTCGTGACAATCACCTTGAACTGATGGATCAATACTTAACAAATGGAACGGCGAGATCGATTCCAATTATTGTATTGGTTGATTCAGAAGGACGTGAAGTTGGAAAGTGGGGGCCTCGTGCTCCAGAAGTGCAAGCGTATGTTGATCGAGCAAAACAGTCGCTTCCTCCAAAGGGAGATCCAAACTTTAAGAAGGCGTTCCTCTCATTTATTAGTGAAACCACTGAACGATTTACAACGGATCATGACATGTGGAAGCACATCAAGGACGACATGCTAGCTATGCTAAGTCAAGCGGTTACCGTTACAAAATAA